ACGACCAGTTGGTCGTCTTTTTCGAAAGTGCGCAATTACACGCTTATTTTACCTTGGGAGCCAGCTCGCCGCGCTCGTAGCGCAGGAACATCTCTTCCAGGCTAATCGGCTTAATCTTGCTGGCGTTGCCAGCCGTGCCAAAGGCTTCGTAGCGAGCGATACATAGATCGCGCATCGCGGTAACGGTCTCTTTCAAGAACTTACGCGGGTCGAATTCTGACGGGTTCTCGGCCAAAAAGCGCCGCACTGCACCGGTAGATGCCAAGCGCAGGTCGGTATCGATATTGACCTTGCGCACGCCGTGTTTAATACCCTCAACGATCTCTTCGACGGGCACGCCGTACGTTTCGGGGATCTCGCCGCCGTACTGGTTAATCACTTCCAGCCACTCCTGGGGAACAGAAGAGGAGCCGTGCATGACCAGATGAGTATCCGGAATCCGCGCGTGGATCTCTTTAATACGCTGGATAGAGAGCGTGTCACCGGTAGGCGGCTTAGTGAACTTGTAAGCACCGTGGCTGGTGCCAATGGCAATCGCCAGTGCGTCCACATGGGTCGCTTTCACGAACTCCGCGGCTTCTTCCGGGTCGGTCAGCAGCTGCTCCATATCCAACTTGCCTTCCGCGCCGATACCGTCTTCTTCACCGGCCATGCCGGTTTCCAGGCTGCCCAGGCAGCCCAGCTCGCCTTCGACGGAAACGCCACAGGCGTGCGCCATCTCTACCGCGCGACGAGTAACGTTGACGTTATAGTCGTAGTCGGTTGGCGTTTTGCCATCTTCACCCAGCGAGCCATCCATCATCACCGATGAGAAGCCGAGCTGAATAGAGCGCTGGCAGACCGCAGGGCTGGTGCCGTGATCCTGATGCATGACCACAGGAATATGCGGAAACTCTTCGACGGCCGCCAAAATCAGATGACGCAGGAACGGTGCGCCTGCGTACTTACGTGCACCGGCAGATGCTTGCACGATGACCGGCGAATCGGTGGCATCAGCGGCTTCCATAATGGCGCGCATCTGCTCAAGGTTGTTGACGTTGAACGCCGGAATGCCGTAACCGTATTCGGCGGCGTGGTCGAGCATCTGGCGCATGCTGATCAGAGCCATGAAGTTACCTTATCTATGTTTTAGAGACTGGGTTTTAGAGACTGAGCGTTCAGGTTCAAGACGTGCAATGTTAACCGCGTTTGGCTGCGGCTTCGAGTGCAGCGACAGCAGGTAATTGCTTGCCTTCTACATATTCAAGAAAGGCACCACCACCGGTAGAAATGTACGAAACACGATCCGCAATGGCATATTTATCAATGGCCGCTAACGTGTCGCCGCCACCCGCAATAGAGAAACCTGCGCTATCGGCGATAGCCTGCGCGATTACCTGAGTGCCTTTACCAAACTGATCGATTTCAAATACACCGACGGGGCCGTTCCACAATATGGTGCCGGCGTCTTTGAGCATGCTGGCCAAGTGAGCAGCGGTATCTGGGCCGATATCCAGAATCATCTCGTTGTCAGCTACTTGATCTACCGGTTTGACAACCGCCTTGGCCGACTCAGAAAACTCGGTGGCGACGACAACATCGGTAGGAAGCGGAATCGAGACCTTCTCCATCAGCGCTTTGGCTTGGCCCACCAACTCGGCCTCATGGAGCGATTTACCGACATTGTACCCCGCCGCGGCAATAAAGGTGTTGGCGATACCACCACCGACGATCAGTTGATCGCATTTATCCGCCAGCGCGGTGAGAACATCCAGCTTGGTAGAGACCTTCGAGCCGCCGACGATGGCTGCCATGGGTCGGGCCGGGTGCGCTAGCGCTTTTTCAAGCGCATCGAGTTCCTGGGCAAGCAAAGGGCCAGCGCAGGCGCTGGGGGCAAAACGTGCCACGCCGTGGGTAGAGGCTTGAGCACGGTGGGCGGTGCCAAAGGCATCCATCACAAAGATATCGCACAGCGCGGCGTATTGTTTCGCCAGCTGTTCATCGTCTTTTTTCTCGCCGCTGTTAAAGCGTACGTTCTCTAGTAGTACGACGTCGCCGTTGGCGAGATCCAGCGTTTCGCCGAGATAGGCTTTAATCAGCGGCACTGGGCGGCCTAACAGTTCACTCAGGTGTTCAGCCACCGGCGCCAGGGAAAACTCTTCGGCGGGCTCACCTTCGGTGGGGCGTCCTAAATGACTCATCAACATCACCTTCGCCCCAGCCTTTGCGGCGGCTTGGATTGTTGGCAGTGCGGCACGCAGGCGGGCGTCGCTGGAGACGCGGCCGTGTTTGATGGGCACATTCAAATCTTCACGAATCAGCACGCGTTGTCCTTCCAGGGGAAGGTCAGTCATCTTGTTTACATTCATGGAAGCGGTTTCCTCGTGTTTAGGCCGTGGAACTCAATATAAACAGCTAATGCAAATAGGTTACGTTTCTGTCGAAAGTCTGGCCAGCCGCTGGCTAATATCGAGCATACGGTTAGCGAACCCCCACTCGTTGTCGAACCAGCACAGCAGCTTGATAAGGCGCTTGCCCGCTACCCGTGTCTGGGTAGCGTCCAGGATGCCTGAGCGAGGGTCGTGATTAAAATCAACCGACGCCATAGGCGCTTCAGTATAGCCAAGTACGCCCTTTAAGCGCTGCTGACTGGCGGCCAGCAGTAGCGTATTCACATCGTCGCGGTGGGTGTCGCGGCTGACGGTGAGCGCCACGTCCATGGCAGAGACATTGATCGTGGGGACGCGTACGTGCAGGCATTCAAAGCGGCCCGCAAGATTGGGCATCAAGCGGCTAATACCCAGCGCCAAGCCGGTGTCCACTGGCACAATAGAGTGCATTGCCGAGCGAGTAAGACGCAGGTCGGTCTGGTGGTAGGCATCGATCACCGGCTGGTCGTTCATCGCCGAGTGAATCGTCGTGGTGACACCGTGCTCAAGGCCTAGAGCTTCATCCAGAACGGTCAATAGCGGCACAAGACAGTTTGTGGTGCACGAAGCGGCAGACAGAACGCGCTGAGAAAGCGACAGCTCGCCTTCATTAATGCCCCACACAATGGTGGCATCGACATCATTTTCCGCTGGCTGAGAAAAAAGCAGCCGTTTAGCGCCTGCTGCTAAGTGCAGCTCGGCGGTGGCACGATCTTTAAAGCTCCCTGAGCACTCCAGCACCAGATCCACATCAAGCGCCCTCCAGGGTAGCTTGCGTGGGTCTTGTTCGCAGAGTACCTGGATGCGCTGGCCGTTGACGATGAGGTACTGCCCGTCGTTCTCGACGTCACCGGGAAAGCGGCCATGGGTGGTGTCGTAACGGGTTAGATAGGTGATGGTCGCGAGATCAGAGAGTTCATTGATAGCGACCACTTCAAGTTCGGGGTGTCGCCGCTCGACGAGCGCCCGCAACACGCATTGGCCAATGCGTCCGTAACCGTTAATGGCGATGCGATACCTGGGAGCAGAATTAGCCATGCAGAAGGGTGGCTCTTAAAAGTGATTCAACAATGATCGAAATAGGCCATTGCGATGATAACGTATTTCAGTGGTCGATTCTTATCAACTGCCCGTGCCCATCAGCCTCCCATGCCTACCAATCGCCAGGCGAGAGGCAGCAGCACCGCGGTGAAAATACCGGTAAGGCTCATACCCAGTGATGCAAAAGCCCCAGCGGTGGGACTGATCTCAAACGCTCTTACCGTGCCAATGGCATGCCCGTTAAGCCCCAGAGCGAAACCGATCAAGCGCTCGTCGTCAATATGCAGCCAACGCGCAGCGAGGCTGACACAGGGAATGGTGATCACCCCTGTCACCAACAGCGCGCCCAACAGCAGTGCCGTGGTGCCGCCAAGCTGCTCCGTAATACCGATAGCGATAGGCGCCGTCACCGATTTAGCGGCAATGGAAGCGAGTATGATGTCCGAGCTGCCCAGTAACCAAGCAATTGCCAGCGAGTAGCAAGCCGCCAGCGTCGCGGCGATGGGCAAACATATCGCCAAAGGCCGCCATAGCTCAACGATCCGCGGCAACTGTTGATAAAGCGGCATCCCCAGCGCCACCGTGGCTGGCCCCAACAGCACCGTTAACCATGTGGCCCCCTGCTGATAGGTAGTGTACGGCAGCCCTATTAGCGCTAACGCTCCCGCCAGCAGCAGCGCTGCGATCAAAATAGCGGGCAGCCAAGAAGGGCGCCTTAAACGTTGGAACAGAGAGCTACCCAGCAAATAAGCGGTGAGCGTTAACCCCACCGCAAACAGCGGGGTGGTGGTTAATAGAGTAAGCAGCGGTGTATCAGCGGACATTGGGTTGCCCGATTAGTCGCTTGAGCAGCCACAGAGTAGTCACCACACTGAGTAGCGTGCCTACCACCAGGGCGATTAGGATAGCCGTCCACTGACCGGCCAGTTCACCGATGATGAAAAATACCCCCACAACGCCGGGCATAATCAGCATAGCAAGGAGCGCAATCAGTGGTTGGGCAGCAGCGGCAATGCTGGTAGGGACTCGGCCTCGAACGGCGAGCGTCGCGCAGAGCAGCAGCATGCCGATCACGCCTGACGAGATCGGCAAAGCGGTGAAGTGGATCACCACTTCACCGATAAGCCAGTAGCTAATCAACCACAGAAAGCCACTGAGTACTGGCATGGCTTAGCCGAGTAGTTCGTTGGCTTGCTTGACCACATTCTCGACGGTAAAGCCGAAGTGTTTGAACAGATCACCCGCCGGCGCGGATTCCCCGTAGGTGGTCATGCCG
This Vreelandella neptunia DNA region includes the following protein-coding sequences:
- the fba gene encoding class II fructose-bisphosphate aldolase (catalyzes the reversible aldol condensation of dihydroxyacetonephosphate and glyceraldehyde 3-phosphate in the Calvin cycle, glycolysis, and/or gluconeogenesis), coding for MALISMRQMLDHAAEYGYGIPAFNVNNLEQMRAIMEAADATDSPVIVQASAGARKYAGAPFLRHLILAAVEEFPHIPVVMHQDHGTSPAVCQRSIQLGFSSVMMDGSLGEDGKTPTDYDYNVNVTRRAVEMAHACGVSVEGELGCLGSLETGMAGEEDGIGAEGKLDMEQLLTDPEEAAEFVKATHVDALAIAIGTSHGAYKFTKPPTGDTLSIQRIKEIHARIPDTHLVMHGSSSVPQEWLEVINQYGGEIPETYGVPVEEIVEGIKHGVRKVNIDTDLRLASTGAVRRFLAENPSEFDPRKFLKETVTAMRDLCIARYEAFGTAGNASKIKPISLEEMFLRYERGELAPKVK
- a CDS encoding phosphoglycerate kinase: MNVNKMTDLPLEGQRVLIREDLNVPIKHGRVSSDARLRAALPTIQAAAKAGAKVMLMSHLGRPTEGEPAEEFSLAPVAEHLSELLGRPVPLIKAYLGETLDLANGDVVLLENVRFNSGEKKDDEQLAKQYAALCDIFVMDAFGTAHRAQASTHGVARFAPSACAGPLLAQELDALEKALAHPARPMAAIVGGSKVSTKLDVLTALADKCDQLIVGGGIANTFIAAAGYNVGKSLHEAELVGQAKALMEKVSIPLPTDVVVATEFSESAKAVVKPVDQVADNEMILDIGPDTAAHLASMLKDAGTILWNGPVGVFEIDQFGKGTQVIAQAIADSAGFSIAGGGDTLAAIDKYAIADRVSYISTGGGAFLEYVEGKQLPAVAALEAAAKRG
- a CDS encoding type I glyceraldehyde-3-phosphate dehydrogenase gives rise to the protein MANSAPRYRIAINGYGRIGQCVLRALVERRHPELEVVAINELSDLATITYLTRYDTTHGRFPGDVENDGQYLIVNGQRIQVLCEQDPRKLPWRALDVDLVLECSGSFKDRATAELHLAAGAKRLLFSQPAENDVDATIVWGINEGELSLSQRVLSAASCTTNCLVPLLTVLDEALGLEHGVTTTIHSAMNDQPVIDAYHQTDLRLTRSAMHSIVPVDTGLALGISRLMPNLAGRFECLHVRVPTINVSAMDVALTVSRDTHRDDVNTLLLAASQQRLKGVLGYTEAPMASVDFNHDPRSGILDATQTRVAGKRLIKLLCWFDNEWGFANRMLDISQRLARLSTET
- a CDS encoding LrgB family protein, with the translated sequence MSADTPLLTLLTTTPLFAVGLTLTAYLLGSSLFQRLRRPSWLPAILIAALLLAGALALIGLPYTTYQQGATWLTVLLGPATVALGMPLYQQLPRIVELWRPLAICLPIAATLAACYSLAIAWLLGSSDIILASIAAKSVTAPIAIGITEQLGGTTALLLGALLVTGVITIPCVSLAARWLHIDDERLIGFALGLNGHAIGTVRAFEISPTAGAFASLGMSLTGIFTAVLLPLAWRLVGMGG
- a CDS encoding CidA/LrgA family protein, encoding MPVLSGFLWLISYWLIGEVVIHFTALPISSGVIGMLLLCATLAVRGRVPTSIAAAAQPLIALLAMLIMPGVVGVFFIIGELAGQWTAILIALVVGTLLSVVTTLWLLKRLIGQPNVR